AATTAGAATACCGAAAGACTAAAGTCAAGAAACCTAATTTTTATAATTTATAAAACACGAAATAAGAATGACTTAGGAAATAGTAAAATCAAAAGTTAGTTATATGTTTCAACAAATAACTTGTATTTACGAATTAATAAACTCTAAAATTAATTTATGAATTAAATAATTTTAATTTTAGGAATTATATTAATGAGCAAGCCCACTTCAAATAATTCTAGAAAGCCGTCAGCATCATTCAATAAAAAAACGCGTAGCCGACTCGCCGAGCTTGCTGCACAGAAAAAGGCTAAGGCTGAAGATTTAGAACAGAAATATCCAGTCCCTACGGAAGAAGAAGCAAAAGCTGCTTTAACGAACATTTTACAGGGTCTTGGCGACGGATTAACACTTCAGCAAATCTTAGGTTTATCTGATGTTTTGTTAGAGGAGATTTATACAATTGCCTATAGCTTTTACTCTCAGGGTAAATACAACGAAGCTGTGGGTTTATTTCAAATCCTTACGGCATCGAAGCCTCAGTGTTATAAGTATCTCTTAGGTTTAAGCTCATGTTATCACCAGCTCAAGCTTTACAATGAAGCTGCGTTTGGTTTCTTCCTTGCTTTTGATGCGGAACCTGAGAATCCAATTCCTCCTTACTACATAGCTGACAGCTTAATGAAGTTGGAGCAGGCTGAAGAGTCCAAAAATTTCCTAGATATCACCATGGATATTTGTTCGAACAAGCCTGAGTACAAAGTTCTCAAAGAGCGCTGCAATATTATGAAAGATTCCCTCAAGGATATGCTAACAGCGGAATCTGAACCGAAAAAGAAAAAGACAACTGCCCCAAAAGCTAAAGCTGCTGGGAAAAAGAAATCTGGTGGGAAACGTTAATTAATAGGGTTAGGAGAACTCCATTATGAATAAAAAAGTTAGAAAAACGCAAAAAACTACAAAGACTGCGAAAAAGGCAGATAACGCACCTATACTGTTCACTCAAGAAACAGAGAAGCAAGAGCAAGCAATTACAAACCTAGAAAATTTGGTTTCTTCTATCTATCAAGACTTACCTTTAGCCCAGACTTTTTCTGGTATTCAGGATGAGAAACAATTGGCAAAGATGATGGCTGCTTTAAACGGCACTTTAGATTCTTTACCTATTGAGAGTTTAACAGAGGGTCTTTTTGACAATCCTAAAGAGGACGCTAAATTCGCTAAGGATCTTGCTTCAGTTTTACATGGGTTGAAAAATCTTTCTTCTACGGTTAACAAGCATGTTTCCGACAAGAAATAGCCTCTAATCAACCATTAAGAAATAAGGTAATTTTATAATGTCTATCTCTTCTTCTGGTCCAGACAGTAATAATGTCAAAAATATCATGAGTCAGGTACTTGCCTCTACACCTCAGGGAGTACCTAATCAGGATAAGATGGCAGGCAACGAAACTAAGCAGGTTCAGCAAACCCGTCAGGGGAAAAACGCTGAGATGCAAAGTGACACTGCCATTGCTGGAACTCAAGGCAAGGAGAAAACCTCTGCTGCTCGCGAAGCTCAAAACGCGACAGAACTAGGTTCTCAACAAGGCCTTGCAGCTGGAAAAGAAGCCGAAGGGATGGAAGAAGCTGGGCAAGCAGGCCAGGCTGCAGGCTCATCAGCCGCAAACTTTGCTGCTGCCCAAGCAAATATACAAGCTAGCTTAGAAGAAGCAAACAAAGCATTAGAGACATCGCTCGCATCTCTTTCTTCTTTATCTGCTACGGAATCTCAACAAATTCAAGAATTAGTTGCTGCTGCTGTTTCAGGGAAAGGCAATATTTCCTCTAAATCACTAGAAACTCCTGATCTTCCTAAACCTTCGGTGACACCTCGCCAAGAGGTTATGGAAATCAGTATGGCGTTAGCTAAAGCTATTGCTGCTCTCGGGGAAGCTACAGCTTCTGCTCTTTCCGACTACCAAAGTACTCAGGCGCAAGCGTCGACTATGAGTCGTGTAGCCCTAGAATCTCAAGGATTAAAAATTGATTCTGAGCGTGAAGAATATCAGAAAATGCAAGAAATGGAAAAGCAGGCTGGAAGCAATAAAACCATGGACACAGTGAATACTGTTCTGATGGCGGTCTCTATTGCCGTAACTGTTATTTCTGTTGTTGCTGCTTTATTTACCTGCGGTTTAGGTCTTATAGGAACTGCTGCTGCTGGTGCTACTGCTGCGGCAGCAGGTGTTGCTGCTGGGGCTACTGCTGGTGCTACAGTTGCAACGTCTGTAGCTACACAAGTTACTGTTCAAGCTGTGATGCAAGTTCTTAAGCAGGCAATAATAACAGCTGTTAAGCAAGCTGTGCAACAAGCTGTAAAAGCTCTTGTAAAACAAAGTCTTAAGGCAGTCATCAAGACGGTTGTAAAAACTGTTGTTAAAACTCTGACGAAAAACATTGGTAAGATCTTCAATGCGGGAAAATCCGCAATTGCTAAATCCTTCCCCAACCTTGCAAAAGTTTTAAATACATTAGGAAGTAAATGGGTCACTATTACTTTAGGGGCTACAATTGCTGTTCCTGCTTTAGTGAAAGGGATTGGGGATATAAAGCTATCTGAAATGCAAACAGAACTGGCTCAGATACAGAAGAAAACAGGGATGCTCTCAGCTCAGGCAGAGATGATGAACATGTTCACACAGTTTTGGCAACAGGCAAGTAAAATCGCGGCGAAGCAAACTGACAGCGCAAGTGAAATGCAACAACAAGCAAGTAAACTTGGCGCTCAAATTTCCAAAGCCTTCACAGCAATTAGTGCTGGCTTAGCGTCTGCAGTATAAAATTATTTATTAGGGGGAATTTTTTGCTATGACATCAGGAGTTAGCGGAAGTCCAGGTTCAGATCCTTCATTGGCAGCTCAGCTTGCGCAAAATGCCAGTAAAGCATCGGAATCAGCTCAGGGAAAATCAAACACTCAGGGAAAGCAGGGTGTTCACGAAGAAGTAGCAGCAGGTTTTGAAGATTTAATTCAAGAGACGCAAACTCAAGGAACCTCTAAAAAACAAGAAGCCTCCCAAACATCGAAAAGTTCTAAATCTGAAAAATCGGGAAAATCTTCCTCATCTTCTTCGGTATCGAGTGCATCGAACACTGTAACAGCTCAGGCTGTAAAAGGTCCTAAGGGCATGCAAAAACAAAACTACGAGCTGCCTCAATTACCTACACCTGAAAATGCCGAAGTAAATGGTGTTGTGATTAAAAAAGGCATGGGAACTCTTGCCCTATTGGGATTAATCATGACTTTATTAGCACAATCTAGTGCAAAATCATGGTCTTCACAATTCCAGCAACAAAACCAAGCTATTCAAAACCAGGTTGCAATGGCTCCAGAAATTGGTAATGCCATTAGAACTCAAGCTAATCACCAAGCTTCCGCTACAGAAGCTCAGGCGAAACAGAGTCTGATCTCTGGTATTACAAATCTCGTAGGTTTTGCGATTTCCGTTGGTGGGGGTATTCTTTCCGCAGCAAAAGGTTTGGGAGGTATAAAATCCGCAGCTTTTGCAAAGGAAACTGCTGGAGCTGGGGCTGGAGCGGCTGGAGCCGCAGCTTCTCAAGCTTCCAAGATGGCTTCAGAAGCAGCCACCGCTGCAACTAAAACAGTGTCTGCAGCAGCAACTTCCGCAACTTCTGCAGCTGGAGCTGCTGGTTCTGCGGCAGCAAAAGCTGCAGCAGGACTAACCGATGACATTGCTGCTGCGACGGCAAAAGCAACCGCGGGTGCTGCAAAAGGCGGCGGTGGATTGTTTGGCAAAGTATTAAACAACCCTGGATGGCAAGATAAACTTTCTAGAGGTATGAACGTTGTAAAAACTCAAGGTGGACGTGCTGCAGCGTTTGCAAGTAGAGCTCTTTCCACATCCATGCAGATGGCTCAGCTAACTCACGGTCTTACTGCGGCTGTTGATGGTATTGCTGGTGGTATTATCGGTGCTGAAGTTGCCCATCACCAAAGAGCTGCAGGGATGGCAGAAGCCCAGGCTGAAGAATTAAAACAACTATCTTCAGTTCAAAGCCAATATGCTAGTCAGGCCCAGGGTCTTCAAGAACAGTCTATGCAGAGCTTTAACTCTGCATTGCAAACTCTGCAAAACATTTCTGATTCGCAAACGCAAACAACGCAATCAATCTTTAACTAGACTATCCCGTCTTTTAAGATTGAAAATAGGCTCAACAATAGTTGGGCCTTTTTTATGTAAAGCTGCTTTACTTTAAGAAACAATATAGCCTTGGCGAAATTCTTCATGATAGATTAGCCGGCAGCCAACAATCATAAAGACTACTGCAAGCAGTAAAGATCCAGAAAGGCTCTCCCCTAACAACACCCATCCATAGAATGCCGAAAATAATGGCATAACTAGATTGCAAAAAGAAAGAAACGTTGAGGAATACTTTCGCAATAGCTTTGCATAAAGATTATAGCTAATAAGATTAGAGAATAGAACGAGACAGAAAATTGCTTGAATAAACAGTGCGGTATTATTCACGGGGATGGGATTCCATGTTTCTACAACCATAGAATGGCCCAAAGATAACACCCCGGAAATTAGCATAGCATAGGCATTTATCGCCATTACCGATAGAGAAGAGTTTTTCTCTATTTTTCTTAATAACGTCCATCCAAAAGCAGAAAAGCACGTTGCCAATAGCAGGAGAATTTCAGGAACTCCTAATTGCCAACTCCATGTACTTCTAGCATCGCCTCCAAAAAATAGATAAGACAGATAGCCAAATAACCCAAGGCTTAACCCGCCGATTTTTTTTAGTGTTACGGTCTCCCGCAACTGAATATAGGAAAATAGTGCTGATACAAATGGGGATAATCCGTAGATGAAGCAAGCCTTCGAAGAAGATAGATTTTTCAACCCTAAAAACTCACAGACATTTGTCAGGTAAAACCCAACCACCGCCAAAATAAATACTGGCATGTATACCTTTTTAGGAAGCTTCAACGATCCTTTTTTCCAAAATACTATTCCCGCCAAAACCAAACCTGCAATAAACATGCGACTCCCTGTTACAAATAAAGGAGCGGAAGCTTCCATTGCTAATTTGCTAAAAGCAAATGATGAGGACCAAATAAAAGCCGTAAAGAATACTAAAAAAATAGACATAGGGAAGTAATTTCTGAGTAAAAAATAGCTTATTGTAAAAGAATAAAACTTTGGCTCCAACTCAAATATATTTTACTAATAGACATCTCTAGAAAATGCCTACTTTCTCTCCTTTCAAATGTTAGGGTTTTTTTTAAGAAAACTCCCTTGCTTAGATCCCGAAAAACGTTACAATAACAGACTTAGAAAAACCTCTTAATGGAGAGAAAATGATCCGCGTAATTTGCAACCAAGAAACTTTTGAGCTTCCTGAAGGCTCTACAGCTGCTGATTTCGCGAGCAAAATAAAAAATTCTCATTACTTTGCTGGCGTTGTCATAAATGATCAAATTAAAGATCTAGCTACGACCTTAGAAGAAGGAGACACCTTAAAATTTGTTACTTTTTCAGATCCTGAAGGGCGAGAGATTTTTCTACATACTTCTGCGCATATTTTAGCTCAGGCTGTTTTACGTTTATGGCCAAATGCTGTTCCTACAATTGGTCCCGTCATTGATCAGGGATTTTATTATGATTTTGCCAATTTATCTATCTGTGAAGATGACTTCGCAATGATTGAAAAAACAATGGACCAAATCGTTCAGGAAAAACACACAGTAGCTAAAAGAACGTTTAATGATAAAAATGAGGCCCTAAAAGAGTTTGTTAACAATCCATTTAAGGTAGAGTTAATACAAGAGCTTCCCGAGGGAGAAAAGATAACTTCTTATACTCAGGGAGAGTTTATGGATCTTTGTCGAGGTCCCCATCTCCCCTCAACATCTCCTGTAAAAGCTTTTAAACTTTTACGTACATCAGCGGCATACTGGCGAGGAGATCCTAATCGGGATTCTTTAGTACGTATCTATGGGGTATCCTTCCCAACAACGAAAGAATTAAAAGAGCATTTACACCAGTTGGAAGAAGCTAAAAAACGCGATCACCGCGTTTTAGGAGCTAAACTGGATCTCTTTTCCCAACAGGAATGTTCTGCTGGGATGCCTTTTTTCCATCCTAGAGGGATGATTATTTGGGATGCGTTGATAGGATATTGGCATCGGCTTCATCAGCTTGCTGGTTATAAGCAAATCCAAACTCCTCAGCTTATGAATCGTGGTCTCTGGGAAGTTTCAGGACATTGGACGAACTACAAAGAGAACATGTATACCCTAAAAATAGATGACGAAGATTATGCTATCAAGCCGATGAATTGTCCCGGGTGCATGTTATATTATAAAACTCGCCTACACAGCTACAAAGAGTTCCCCTTAAGAATTGCAGAAATTGGTCATGTTCATCGTTACGAAATTTCTGGAGCACTTTCAGGATTAATGCGGGTACGAGCTTTTCATCAAGACGATGCCCACGTATTTTTAACCCCTGACCAAGTAGAAGAAGAAACACTAAATATTTTGAATTTAGTTTCTGAATTGTATGGAACCTTTGGCTTAGAGTACCACCTAGAGCTATCCACACGGCCAGAAAAAGGCACTATAGGTAGTGATGAACTTTGGGATTTAGCAACAGCAGCTTTAGAGCGCGCCCTTATTAATTCCAAAACTCCCTTCATTATTAATCCTGGTGATGGAGCTTTCTACGGACCTAAAATTGATATTCATGTAAAAGATGCTATTCAACGTACATGGCAGTGTGGAACGATCCAATTAGACATGTTCTTACCTGAACGTTTCGAATTGGAATATACAAATGCTCAAGGGGAAAAAAGCACTCCTATTATGTTACACCGCGCCTTGTTCGGCTCTATAGAAAGATTCTTAGGAATTCTTATAGAACATTTTAAAGGAAGATTCCCTCTATGGTTAAGCCCTGAGCATGTCAGATTAATTACTGTTGCAGATCGCCATCAACCACGAGCGAAAGAGCTGGCTGTTGCATGGCAACAGTTAGGTTTTGTGGTTACTGTGGATGATTCTAACGAATCTGTAAGTAAAAAAATCCGCAATGCACAAAATATGCAGGTAAACTATATGGTTACTTTGGGAGATAGGGAAATAGAGGAAAACTCTTTAGCCGTACGAACCCGAGATAACCGCGTTTTAAATGACATGACAGTGGAGAGATTCATAAATACTATACTTGAAGAAAAGAACTCTTTAAGTTTAACTCCACTATTGTAGAAAACACTGATCTAAGGATGAGCATCTGGAATGAAAACCATCGCTGTCAATAGCTTTAAAGGTGGAACAGCAAAGACATCAACAACTCTGCATTTAGGAGCTGCTTTAGCGCAATATCACAATGCAAAAGTACTTCTCATTGATTTCGATGCCCAAGCGAATCTTACTTCGGGATTAGGTCTCGACCCTGATTGTTACGACAGCTTAGCTGTCGTACTACAGGGAGAAAAAGATATTCGCGAAGTAATTCGGCCTATTGAAGATACCGGGATAGACTTAATCCCCGCGGATACCTGGCTAGAACGTATTGAAGTTTCTGGGAGCTTAGCTGCCGATCGCTATTCTCACGAAAGACTTAAGCATATTCTTTCTTCTGTAGAAAATGATTATGACTATGTAATTATTGACACACCGCCCTCACTATGTTGGCTTACAGAATCTGCATTAATTGCTGCGCAATACGCTTTAATTTGTGCAACTCCGGAATTTTACAGCGTTAAGGGTTTGGAAAGGCTCTCCTCGTTTATCCAAGGAATATCTTCTCGCCATCCCCTAAACATTTTAGGAGTCGCTCTGTCTTTTTGGAACTATAGAGGGAAAAATAACGCAGCATTTGCTGATCTTATCCATAAAACATTTCCTGGAAGACTATTAAATACGAAAATTCGTAGAGATATCACCATTTCTGAAGCAGCAATTCATGGTAAACCTGTGTTTACTACTGCCCCTTCAGCAAGAGCTTCCGAAGACTACCTAAATCTAACTAAAGAACTGTTAATTTTACTGAGGGATATGTAGTCCTATGGGAAATTTAAAAACGTTGTTAGAAAACCGTTTTAAGAAAAATTCTCGCGATAAAATGGAAACGCTAACACGTCAGCGTATGGATGGGGAGCTCTCTCCTTTCCTAAGCAGATTTTCTAATTTAAAATTATCTCAACAAGAAGAAGAAAAATTCCGAAGGCTTTTAGAAAACTATACCTTCGAAGATCAGGTTTCTGAAGAAGATTTCCGAGATCTTTGTAACCTTTCTGCTCAAATCAAGCAAATACATCACCAAGCTGTTCTTCTTCATGGAGAACGCATTAAAAAAGCCCGTGATTTATTAAAAGACTATCGAGAAGGGGCTTTTTCCTCATGGCTACTTCTTACTTATGGAAACCGGCAAACTCCTTATAACTTCCTTGTCTATTACGAACTATTTTCTACTCTTCCGGAACCATTAAAAATAGAAGCAGAGAAAATGCCTAGACAAGCTATTTACACATTAGCATCTCGTCAAGGGCCTCAAGAAAAAAAAGAAGCCATTATTCGTAATTACCGCGGGGAAAGTAAAGGAGAACTCTTAGACATTATCCGAAAAGAGTTTCCTTTAATCTCTACGGATCGTCGTCAAACGTGCTTGGCAAAACAAGCTTTTGCTTTACTTGCCAAAGGGTCGCAATTACTAAAAAAATGCTCAGAGTTATCTCCTGAGGATCATGCAGACCTTGAAAAATTGATAAAAAAGCTTCAAAAAGTTAAAAGTAATTTCTCCCCCAATATAAAGGTGTAATATATGGCAGCAAAATCAAAAGCTCTAGAACTAGAAGATAACGTTTTTCTCATTCTTGAAGGGAACCTGAAAAGAATTTTTGCCACTCCTATTGGTTACACCACATTTCGAGAGTTTCAAAATATTGTTTTTAACTGCGCTAATGGACAACAGGAAACAGCAAATTTCTTTTTTGAAATGCTCATTAATGGGAAGCTTATCAACGACCTTCCCGTAGAACAAAAACAAGCATCACAGAGTTTAATCGCGGAATTTATGATGTTAATTCGTGTTGCTAAAGATATTCATGAGCGCGGGGAATTTATTAACTTCATTACTTCTGACATGCTTACTCAGCAAGAACGCTGTGTCTTTTTAAACCGGTTAGCTAGAGTAGATGGTCAAGAATTCCTATTAATGACGGACGTTCAAAATACCTGCCACTTAATTCGTCATTTACTAGCGCGACTTTTAGAAGCGCAAAAAAATCCTGTGGGAGAGAAAAACCTCCAAGAAATTCAGGAAGATATAGTATCGTTGAAGAATCATTTCGAAGAATTAGAAAAAACTCTTCAGTAATAAAAATTTTATGAACAAGAAAAAGCGCGTGCTTACCGGAGATCGACCGACAGGTAAGCTGCATTTAGGTCATTGGGTTGGTTCGATAAAAAATCGGCTAGCTTTACAGAATAACCCTGATTACGACTGCTTTTTCATCATCGCGGATCTCCACACTCTTACAACCAGAACACGCAAAGAACAAGTTCTCGATGTTGATAATTGCATTTATGAGGTTCTTGCGGACTGGTTAAGTGTGGGGATAGATCCAAGTAAATCTACGATTTATCTTCAATCGGCTATTCCTGAAATTTATGAGTTATACTTGCTATTTTCCATGCTGATCTCGATAAATCGCATTATGGGAATTCCAAGTCTTAAGGAAATGGCTAAGAACGCTTCTATAGATGAAGGAGGTCTATCCTTCGGATTAGTAGGCTATCCTGTCTTACAAAGTGCTGACATTCTCCTTGCAAAAGCCCAACTAGTTCCTGTTGGGAAAGACAACGAAGCTCATGTAGAGCTAACCCGGGATATTGCCAGAAATTTTAATCGTTTATATGGAGAAATTTTCCCAGAACCTGATGTTTTACAAGGAGAGCTTACCTCTTTAGTAGGCATTGATGGTCAAGGGAAAATGAGCAAATCCGCCAACAATGCTATTTACCTCTCTGACGATGACAACGTAATCAAAGAGAAAATCAGAAGGATGTATACCGATCCTAATCGGATTCATGCAACTACTCCTGGGAGAGTGGAAGGGAACCCTCTGTTTATTTATCACGATATTTTCAATCCCAATAAAGAAGAAGTCGAAGAATTTAAGACTCGCTATCGCCAGGGATGCATAAAAGATGTTGAAGTGAAAGCACGGCTTGCTGAGGAGTTGATTCTTTTCTTACAACCTTTTAAAGAAAAGCGTGCGGAGCTATTAGCACGACCTCAGATTTTGCAAGAAGCTCTACAACAGGGAACTGAAAAAATGCGCTCTGTAGCAAAATCCACCATGGAAGAAGTTCATAATACTTTAGGTCTCAGCCATAAATGGCGCTCTCGCCTATCATCATAATTTTTTAGACGCTTATGACTTTTGACTTGCGAGCCTCCTTCTCTCCTTGTGGCGATCAGCCGGAGGCTATCGCAAAACTTACTCAAGGAATACGCAATCACACACCCTCTCAAGTGCTTCTAGGCACCACAGGATCAGGGAAAACATTTACCATTGCTAATGTTGTGGCTAATGTAAATGTACCCACACTAGTATTAGCGCATAATAAAACCCTAGCAGCACAGCTATATCAAGAATTCCGAGAATTCTTTCCTAATAACGCTGTGGAGTACTTCATTTCTTATTATGATTACTATCAACCTGAGGCTTATATTGCCCGCAGTGATACCTACATAGAAAAAAGCCTGCTAATCAATAGTGAAATCGATAAGCTTCGCCTATCTGCAACACGGTCTATTTTAGAGCGCCGCGATACCCTAATTGTCTCTTCTGTATCTTGCATTTATGGTATAGGCTCCCCTGAAAACTATGCTTCCATGGCTTTAGAGCTTGAAGTGGGGAAAGAATACCCACGAGCATCGCTAGCAGCTCAGCTTGTAAAAATGCATTATCAAGCATCTCCGGTGCCACAACGCTCTACATTTCGAGAGCGAGGAAGTGTTATTGATATTTTCCCTGCATATGAAAGTGATCAAGCTATTCGTTTAGAGTTTTTCAATGATACGTTATCCTCCATAGAATATAGCGATCCCCTGACTATGATCCCTACGGAAGCAGTAGCTTCAGTAATTTTATATCCTGGTTCTCATTACGTCACTCCTGAAGCGGTGCGTGAAAGAGCCATACGTTCAATCCAAGAAGAACTTGAAGAGCGCATGCTCTTTTTTAAAGATCACCCTATAGAGCAAGACAGGTTATTTCATAGAACCACTCACGATATTGAAATGATCAAAGAAACTGGATTTTGTAAAGGGATAGAAAACTACTCCCGACATTTTACAAATATCCCTCCTGGGAAACCTCCTACATGTCTCTTGGATTATTTCCCTGAAGATTTTTTACTCGTTATAGATGAATCGCATCAAACACTACCTCAGATACGCGCTATGTATCGCGGAGACCTATCTAGAAAGCAGTCTTTAGTAGAATATGGCTTTCGTCTTCCTTCTGCCTATGACAACCGTCCCTTAACCTACGAAGAAGCTCAGCAGTACTTCCATAAGGTGATTTATGTATCAGCAACTCCAGGAGAAACAGAGCTTAACGAAAGCCAAGGACATGTTGTTGAGCAAATTATCCGCCCTACAGGCATTCCTGATCCCCTTCCTGAAATCCGCCCGGCAACGGGTCAGGTAGACGATCTCTTAGAAGAAATCCGCAAGCGCTTATCAAAATCACAAGAAAAAATTTTAGTAATTTCTATAACTAAAAAGCTTGCTGAAGACATTGCTGCGTTTCTTTCAGAATTAGATATTGCTGCTGCTTATCTACACTCTGGAATAGAAACTGCAGAGCGTACACGTATCCTTGCAGATTTACGTCTAGGAAACATTGATGTTCTTATAGGTGTTAATTTACTACGTGAAGGTTTAGATCTCCCTGAGGTGTCCCTAGTGGCTATTCTTGACGCTGATAAGGAGGGGTTCTTGCGTAGTACTTCTTCCCTAATACAATTTTGTGGACGAGCAGCGAGAAACATAAAAGGAAAAGTCATTTTCTATGCTGATCACAAAACACAATCTATAGAACAAACATTAAAAGAAACAGAACGTCGCCGTCAGATACAGCTAGATTATAACAAAACTCATAACATTACCCCGAAGCCTATTATCAAGGGTATTTTTGCCAATCCTATTCCTCAAGGAGGGAAAAAAGATACCCAAGAGGCTCCTAAAGCTCCTCTATCCACAGAAGAATTGGAAAAACTTATAAAAAAATATGAGACTCTTATGCAGCAAGCAGCTCAGGAGTTCCGATTTGATGAAGCTGCAAAATATCGCGATAAGATGAAAGAAGCAAAAGAACAGCTTCTTTATCTTTCATAAATTACTAAAAATCCCTTATGGGAATCTGCTTGCTTTTTCTTAAATGAGATCCTAATATTGCCATTATGTTCTCCCTGGGTATAACCCCCTCTGATACTAGAATCAGTATATAAATGCTTAGTGTTATATAACCTTGTCGGAGCGATTTATCCAACCCCTTGACCAAAGAGATTTAAGACTCATGTTAGAAGTGACGGTTTCTGATATCCAAGCTAGAGAAATTTTAGATTCTCGAGGATATCCAACATTATATGTCAAAGTAATTACAGATGCAGGCACCTTCGGAGAAGCTTGTGTTCCATCAGGAGCTTCTACAGGAATAAAAGAAGCCTTAGAACTCCGGGATCAAGAGAGCTCCCGCTACCAAGGAAAAGGCGTTTTACACGCTATAAAAAATGTAAAAGAAGTTCTCCGTCCTGCAATACAAGGTTATAACATATTTGATCAGATTCTCATAGATTCTGTCATGGTAGAAGCTGACGGCACACCAAACAAAGAAAAACTTGGTGCTAATGCTATTTTAGGGGTATCCCTAGCGTTAGCAAAAGCAGCCGCAGCAACATTGGGAAGATCTTTCTATCGTTACGTAGGGGGCTGTTTCTCCCATGTTCTTCCCTGCCCAATGATGAATCTTATCAATGGGGGTATGCATGCAAATAATGGCTTGCAATTTCAAGAATTTATGATTCGCCCTGTAGGTGCTACATCAATAACAGAAGCTATACAAATGGGTGCGGATGTATTTCACACTTTGAAAAAACTTCTCAATGATAAGCATCTAACCACAGGAGTCGGTGACGAAGGGGGCTTCGCTCCACAATTAAAATCCAACTCTGAAGCTTTAGATCTTCTTTTAGAGGCTATTGAAAAAGCTGGTTTTACACCTGGGGAAGATGTCTCTCTAGCTCTTGATTGCGCAGCATCTTCATTTTACGATACCAAAAAGCAAACCTACGATGGGAAAAACTATCAGGAGCAGGTTAGCATACTTGCTGATCTTTGTGATCGCTATCCTATAGACTCTATAGAAGATGGCCTCGCTGAAGAAGATTTCGATGGATGGGAACTACTCACTACAGAACTTGGAGAAAGTATACAAATTGTTGGTGATGATATTTTCGTTACCAATCCGGAATTAATAGCAGATGGTATCAGCAGAGGAATTGCTAATGCTGTGTTAATTAAACCAAATCAAATAGGTACATTAACAGAAACTTCCGAGGCTATCCAACTTGCCCATAGTCAAGGTTACACGACTATTATCTCCCACAGATCTGGAGAGACCGAAGATACTACAATTGCCGATCTTGCAGTAGCTTTCAATACAGGGCAAATTAAAACAGGCTCGCTATCACGTTCTGAACGTACGGCAAAGTATAATAGACTTATGGCCATCGAAGAAGAACTCGGCGCTGAAGCACTCTTTAAAGATTCTAATCCATTCTCTGGAGAATAAAATCTTATTTAATCGCTTTCTAGTGCAGTCTAGAAAGCGATTATCTTTTTTATCCTTTCTCTATTTTTAATTATCTTAAGCTGCTAATA
This window of the Chlamydia sp. BM-2023 genome carries:
- the uvrB gene encoding excinuclease ABC subunit UvrB encodes the protein MTFDLRASFSPCGDQPEAIAKLTQGIRNHTPSQVLLGTTGSGKTFTIANVVANVNVPTLVLAHNKTLAAQLYQEFREFFPNNAVEYFISYYDYYQPEAYIARSDTYIEKSLLINSEIDKLRLSATRSILERRDTLIVSSVSCIYGIGSPENYASMALELEVGKEYPRASLAAQLVKMHYQASPVPQRSTFRERGSVIDIFPAYESDQAIRLEFFNDTLSSIEYSDPLTMIPTEAVASVILYPGSHYVTPEAVRERAIRSIQEELEERMLFFKDHPIEQDRLFHRTTHDIEMIKETGFCKGIENYSRHFTNIPPGKPPTCLLDYFPEDFLLVIDESHQTLPQIRAMYRGDLSRKQSLVEYGFRLPSAYDNRPLTYEEAQQYFHKVIYVSATPGETELNESQGHVVEQIIRPTGIPDPLPEIRPATGQVDDLLEEIRKRLSKSQEKILVISITKKLAEDIAAFLSELDIAAAYLHSGIETAERTRILADLRLGNIDVLIGVNLLREGLDLPEVSLVAILDADKEGFLRSTSSLIQFCGRAARNIKGKVIFYADHKTQSIEQTLKETERRRQIQLDYNKTHNITPKPIIKGIFANPIPQGGKKDTQEAPKAPLSTEELEKLIKKYETLMQQAAQEFRFDEAAKYRDKMKEAKEQLLYLS
- the eno gene encoding phosphopyruvate hydratase; translated protein: MLEVTVSDIQAREILDSRGYPTLYVKVITDAGTFGEACVPSGASTGIKEALELRDQESSRYQGKGVLHAIKNVKEVLRPAIQGYNIFDQILIDSVMVEADGTPNKEKLGANAILGVSLALAKAAAATLGRSFYRYVGGCFSHVLPCPMMNLINGGMHANNGLQFQEFMIRPVGATSITEAIQMGADVFHTLKKLLNDKHLTTGVGDEGGFAPQLKSNSEALDLLLEAIEKAGFTPGEDVSLALDCAASSFYDTKKQTYDGKNYQEQVSILADLCDRYPIDSIEDGLAEEDFDGWELLTTELGESIQIVGDDIFVTNPELIADGISRGIANAVLIKPNQIGTLTETSEAIQLAHSQGYTTIISHRSGETEDTTIADLAVAFNTGQIKTGSLSRSERTAKYNRLMAIEEELGAEALFKDSNPFSGE